The following coding sequences lie in one Apium graveolens cultivar Ventura chromosome 1, ASM990537v1, whole genome shotgun sequence genomic window:
- the LOC141661050 gene encoding uncharacterized protein LOC141661050 isoform X2 yields MYRGGATPETRAWDPVPSRKISSLDYALEILSCDRNLINWNPKKSVFKLIITLCLPQLKQARETIALLAGFGTTIDILNDAIFNGQVVPVAALLLVARKKVLRDLYFFGDNVSSGPLTFPRAIMNELAAVINQKYALLGREEHTEILQLCLEEKELMLYFLQMLEIFEKAGSKLDLYLKFYADKTEPVPNEEVSCEVGKLLENAGFTLSQLDYLDSPHKPEPVPSDIEMEEQEHEDDSNEIWFSPVRKQLCLCDVKNVSCSTSKVFHRLLGQSFLHGQYCGFSSHAGPSAYHHSWTIPSKIFGRVEPLDKSGTTVKEESSKWVSKRVARFVPVLLAALKRRAKRAPFCLPPYSYSGSYQCSYPR; encoded by the exons ATGTATCGAG GTGGTGCGACTCCTGAGACTCGGGCTTGGGATCCTGTGCCGAGTCGGAAAATCTCTTCACTGGATTATGCACTTGAAATATTAAG CTGTGACAGAAATCTAATTAACTGGAATCCTAAGAAATCTGTTTTCAAGTTGATCATTACACTGTGCCTTCCACAATTG AAACAGGCACGGGAGACTATTGCCTTGCTTGCTGGGTTTGGGACAACCATTGACATTCTGAACGATGCAATCTTTAATGGACAAGTTGTTCCTGTAGCTGCTCTGTTGTTAGTGGCTCGAAAGAAAGTTTTGAGGGACTTGTATTTTTTTGGTGATAATGTCTCGAGTGGCCCATTGACATTTCCTAGAGCTATCATGAATGAACTGGCGGCAGTAATTAATCAAAAGTATGCTTTATTGGGAAGAGAAGAGCACACAGAGATTTTGCAGCTGTGTTTGGAGGAAAAGGAATTGATGCTATATTTTCTACAAATGCTTGAAATCTTTGAAAAAGCTGGATCCAAGTTGGACTTGTATTTGAAATTTTATGCGGACAAGACGGAACCT GTGCCTAATGAAGAGGTTTCTTGCGAGGTGGGAAAGTTGCTTGAAAATGCTGGTTTCACCTTGAGCCAATTAGATTATCTTGACAGTCCACACAAGCCTGAGCCTGTGCCTTCAGACATTGAAATGGAGGAACAAGAACACG AAGATGATTCCAATGAGATTTGGTTCAGCCCAGTTCGTAAGCAACTGTGCCTATGTGATGTGAAAAAT GTATCATGTAGCACGAGCAAGGTGTTTCATAGGCTTCTTGGGCAAAGCTTCTTACATGGTCAATATTGTGGTTTTTCATCCCATGCCGGTCCATCTGCTTATCATCACTCGTGGACAATTCCGTCCAAAATATTTGGAAGAGTGGAACCTCTGGACAAGTCCGGAACTACAGTGAAGGAGGAATCTAGCAAGTGGGTGAGCAAGAGAGTTGCGAGATTTGTACCTGTTCTTCTGGCTGCACTCAAAAGAAGA GCCAAACGAGCCCCCTTTTGCCTTCCCCCGTATTCTTATTCCGGAAGCTATCAGTGCTCCTATCCCCGCTAA
- the LOC141661050 gene encoding uncharacterized protein LOC141661050 isoform X1: MYRGGATPETRAWDPVPSRKISSLDYALEILSCDRNLINWNPKKSVFKLIITLCLPQLKQARETIALLAGFGTTIDILNDAIFNGQVVPVAALLLVARKKVLRDLYFFGDNVSSGPLTFPRAIMNELAAVINQKYALLGREEHTEILQLCLEEKELMLYFLQMLEIFEKAGSKLDLYLKFYADKTEPVPNEEVSCEVGKLLENAGFTLSQLDYLDSPHKPEPVPSDIEMEEQEHEDDSNEIWFSPVRKQLCLCDVKNVSCSTSKVFHRLLGQSFLHGQYCGFSSHAGPSAYHHSWTIPSKIFGRVEPLDKSGTTVKEESSKWVSKRVARFVPVLLAALKRRVRGQTSPLLPSPVFLFRKLSVLLSPLTWLIIYSYMWLHTRRK, encoded by the exons ATGTATCGAG GTGGTGCGACTCCTGAGACTCGGGCTTGGGATCCTGTGCCGAGTCGGAAAATCTCTTCACTGGATTATGCACTTGAAATATTAAG CTGTGACAGAAATCTAATTAACTGGAATCCTAAGAAATCTGTTTTCAAGTTGATCATTACACTGTGCCTTCCACAATTG AAACAGGCACGGGAGACTATTGCCTTGCTTGCTGGGTTTGGGACAACCATTGACATTCTGAACGATGCAATCTTTAATGGACAAGTTGTTCCTGTAGCTGCTCTGTTGTTAGTGGCTCGAAAGAAAGTTTTGAGGGACTTGTATTTTTTTGGTGATAATGTCTCGAGTGGCCCATTGACATTTCCTAGAGCTATCATGAATGAACTGGCGGCAGTAATTAATCAAAAGTATGCTTTATTGGGAAGAGAAGAGCACACAGAGATTTTGCAGCTGTGTTTGGAGGAAAAGGAATTGATGCTATATTTTCTACAAATGCTTGAAATCTTTGAAAAAGCTGGATCCAAGTTGGACTTGTATTTGAAATTTTATGCGGACAAGACGGAACCT GTGCCTAATGAAGAGGTTTCTTGCGAGGTGGGAAAGTTGCTTGAAAATGCTGGTTTCACCTTGAGCCAATTAGATTATCTTGACAGTCCACACAAGCCTGAGCCTGTGCCTTCAGACATTGAAATGGAGGAACAAGAACACG AAGATGATTCCAATGAGATTTGGTTCAGCCCAGTTCGTAAGCAACTGTGCCTATGTGATGTGAAAAAT GTATCATGTAGCACGAGCAAGGTGTTTCATAGGCTTCTTGGGCAAAGCTTCTTACATGGTCAATATTGTGGTTTTTCATCCCATGCCGGTCCATCTGCTTATCATCACTCGTGGACAATTCCGTCCAAAATATTTGGAAGAGTGGAACCTCTGGACAAGTCCGGAACTACAGTGAAGGAGGAATCTAGCAAGTGGGTGAGCAAGAGAGTTGCGAGATTTGTACCTGTTCTTCTGGCTGCACTCAAAAGAAGAGTAAGAG GCCAAACGAGCCCCCTTTTGCCTTCCCCCGTATTCTTATTCCGGAAGCTATCAGTGCTCCTATCCCCGCTAACCTGGCTGATCATATATTCCTACATG TGGCTACACACACGTCGAAAATGA